In Mycetocola zhujimingii, one DNA window encodes the following:
- the aroC gene encoding chorismate synthase, whose product MLRWLTAGESHGPELIAIVEGLPAGVPVSLDSIRADLARRKLGYGRGSRMKFEQDELNISGGVRHGFSLGSPVALRIGNTEWPKWVEVMNPEPVPETEKSRGRSAPLTRPRPGHADLVGMQKYNFDEARPILERASARETAARVALGAVARGFLAELGITLVSHTLSIGPVRVPENAVLPTPADVDALDADPLRCFDAATSELMVAEVDAAKKDGDTLGGVVEVLAYGLPPGLGSHVHWDRRLDGQLAQALMGIQAIKGVEVGDGFLTTTRRGSEAHDELFSIDDQIVRSSDKAGGTEGGMSTGTVLRVRAGMKPIATVPHSLRTVDVATGEAAGAHHQRSDVCAVPAAGVVAEAMVALVLANSVLEKFGGDSVEETRRNLQSYLAAIPAGLRTATASTQDHLA is encoded by the coding sequence ATGCTTCGTTGGCTCACTGCCGGAGAGTCTCACGGCCCGGAACTCATTGCAATCGTCGAGGGTCTTCCCGCCGGCGTCCCCGTCTCGCTCGACTCAATTCGCGCTGACCTTGCCCGCCGCAAACTCGGCTACGGCCGCGGTTCCCGGATGAAGTTCGAACAGGACGAACTCAACATCTCCGGTGGCGTTCGCCACGGGTTCAGCCTCGGCAGCCCCGTCGCCCTGCGCATCGGCAACACGGAATGGCCCAAGTGGGTCGAGGTGATGAACCCCGAGCCCGTGCCGGAGACCGAGAAGTCCCGCGGCAGGAGCGCCCCGCTCACCAGGCCGCGCCCAGGGCACGCGGATCTCGTCGGCATGCAGAAGTACAACTTCGACGAAGCACGGCCCATTCTTGAACGCGCCAGCGCGAGGGAAACCGCCGCACGGGTTGCCCTCGGTGCGGTCGCACGGGGCTTCCTCGCCGAACTCGGCATCACCCTGGTCAGCCACACGCTGTCGATCGGACCGGTGCGCGTACCCGAGAACGCCGTACTTCCCACGCCGGCTGACGTGGACGCGCTCGATGCCGATCCACTGCGCTGCTTCGACGCGGCGACATCCGAACTCATGGTCGCCGAGGTAGACGCAGCGAAGAAGGACGGCGACACCCTCGGCGGAGTCGTCGAGGTCCTCGCATACGGCCTGCCGCCCGGACTCGGATCTCACGTGCACTGGGACCGTCGCCTCGACGGTCAGCTCGCGCAGGCCCTCATGGGAATCCAGGCCATCAAGGGCGTCGAGGTCGGCGACGGCTTCCTCACCACGACGCGCCGCGGCTCAGAGGCGCACGACGAGCTCTTCTCGATCGACGACCAGATCGTGCGCTCGAGTGACAAGGCCGGCGGCACCGAGGGCGGCATGAGCACCGGAACCGTTCTCCGCGTCCGTGCCGGAATGAAGCCCATCGCCACAGTCCCGCACTCGCTTCGGACGGTCGACGTGGCGACAGGTGAAGCAGCCGGTGCACACCACCAGCGCTCGGATGTCTGCGCGGTTCCCGCCGCTGGCGTCGTCGCTGAGGCAATGGTCGCCCTCGTGCTGGCCAACAGCGTCCTCGAGAAGTTCGGGGGAGACTCGGTCGAAGAGACACGTCGCAACCTCCAGTCCTACCTCGCTGCGATTCCAGCCGGGCTCCGCACCGCCACCGCGTCCACCCAGGATCACCTGGCGTGA
- a CDS encoding type II 3-dehydroquinate dehydratase, producing the protein MTRVLVLNGPNLGRLGSREPDVYGSGNLDDLRVMLQASAPEGVSIDLRQTNDEGELIGWLYEATDGSTPVVLNPAAFTHYSYALRDAAALVTKAGIPLVEVHISNPHARETFRHSSVISGVATGVIAGFGFDSYRLALDAVLRLRPAGTE; encoded by the coding sequence ATGACTCGTGTGCTCGTGCTCAATGGCCCCAACCTCGGCAGGCTCGGTTCGCGTGAGCCGGATGTCTACGGCAGCGGCAACCTCGACGACCTGCGGGTGATGCTTCAGGCATCCGCTCCCGAAGGCGTCTCGATCGACCTCCGCCAGACCAACGACGAGGGCGAGCTCATCGGCTGGCTCTACGAGGCAACTGACGGGTCCACTCCCGTGGTCCTCAATCCGGCAGCGTTCACCCATTACAGCTACGCGCTTCGGGATGCCGCCGCGCTCGTCACAAAGGCGGGCATTCCGCTGGTCGAGGTTCACATCTCGAACCCGCACGCGCGGGAGACCTTCCGACACTCGAGCGTGATCTCGGGTGTTGCGACCGGTGTGATCGCCGGTTTCGGCTTTGATTCGTACCGCCTGGCACTCGATGCAGTACTCCGCCTGAGACCGGCTGGAACCGAGTAA
- a CDS encoding shikimate kinase codes for MSDDRRPLYPLVFIGPMGAGKTRIGRRVAKALEVPFLDTDKIIVAEHGPIAGIFESRGEAAFRALEKDAVADALVERAVVSLGGGAVLDPETRAALADKTVVLLTVSADAVAARIKTDKRPLLANGTVDWQRIYDERRAIYDELATITFDTSTQPIERIAADIATWAKGRA; via the coding sequence GTGAGCGACGACCGCCGCCCCCTGTACCCGCTCGTCTTCATTGGGCCAATGGGAGCGGGCAAGACCCGCATCGGTCGCCGGGTGGCAAAAGCACTCGAGGTGCCTTTTCTAGACACTGACAAGATCATCGTTGCCGAGCACGGACCGATCGCTGGCATCTTTGAATCCAGAGGCGAAGCCGCCTTCCGCGCACTGGAGAAGGATGCCGTCGCTGACGCGCTGGTCGAACGCGCCGTTGTGTCCCTCGGGGGCGGCGCCGTTCTGGATCCGGAGACGCGGGCAGCGCTTGCCGACAAGACAGTCGTCCTGCTGACCGTGTCAGCGGATGCCGTCGCCGCACGCATCAAGACGGACAAGCGGCCGCTGCTGGCAAACGGGACCGTCGACTGGCAGCGCATTTACGACGAACGCCGTGCGATCTACGACGAACTCGCCACGATCACCTTCGACACCTCCACCCAGCCGATCGAGAGAATCGCTGCAGATATCGCCACGTGGGCGAAAGGACGAGCATGA
- the nusB gene encoding transcription antitermination factor NusB, whose amino-acid sequence MSARSKARKRAIDILYGADLRDMALSEALTVEAQRAASEPDREASWLYARDIVDGIADNAEEIDEQIETYAQGWSLARMPAVDRAILRIGVWEIMFNSEVPAAVAIDEAVESAKTLSTDDSPGFVNGLLGKIAQANG is encoded by the coding sequence GTGAGCGCCCGTAGCAAGGCCCGTAAGCGGGCCATCGACATCCTGTACGGCGCAGACCTTCGGGACATGGCGCTGAGCGAGGCGCTCACCGTTGAAGCGCAGCGTGCCGCGAGCGAGCCCGACCGTGAAGCCAGCTGGCTCTACGCGCGCGACATCGTCGACGGTATCGCCGACAACGCCGAGGAGATCGACGAGCAGATCGAGACGTACGCCCAGGGCTGGTCCCTCGCGCGGATGCCCGCTGTTGATCGTGCGATCCTGCGCATCGGTGTGTGGGAGATCATGTTCAACTCCGAGGTGCCTGCCGCGGTTGCCATCGACGAGGCTGTCGAATCGGCCAAGACGCTGTCGACCGACGATTCACCAGGATTCGTCAACGGATTGCTCGGAAAGATCGCCCAAGCCAACGGCTAG
- the pyrR gene encoding bifunctional pyr operon transcriptional regulator/uracil phosphoribosyltransferase PyrR, with the protein MSARVVLQQADIARALTRISHEILESNRGADDLVLLGIPTRGVILADRIAALISEITGTPIDAGSLDVTMYRDDLAKHPTRTPAPTHIPASGIDGKTVVLVDDVLYSGRTIRAALDAIGDIGRPRAVRLATLIDRGHRELPIRPDFVGKNLPSAQTERINVRLTELDGADLVSIDGMES; encoded by the coding sequence ATGAGTGCGCGCGTCGTACTTCAGCAGGCTGACATCGCCCGAGCGTTGACCCGGATATCCCACGAGATCCTTGAGTCCAATCGAGGCGCAGATGACCTCGTCCTCCTCGGCATTCCGACCCGCGGGGTCATTCTCGCCGACCGCATCGCCGCTCTGATCTCGGAGATCACCGGCACGCCGATCGACGCGGGGTCCCTCGACGTGACCATGTATCGCGACGACCTCGCCAAGCACCCCACCCGCACTCCGGCGCCAACGCACATCCCGGCATCCGGTATCGATGGCAAGACCGTGGTCCTCGTCGATGACGTCCTGTACTCGGGTCGCACCATCCGCGCCGCTCTCGACGCCATCGGTGACATCGGCAGGCCACGCGCCGTCCGCCTGGCCACCCTCATCGACCGTGGGCACCGCGAGCTGCCCATCCGGCCTGACTTCGTCGGCAAGAACCTGCCCAGCGCGCAAACCGAACGCATCAACGTGCGTCTCACGGAACTCGACGGCGCTGACCTCGTCTCGATCGATGGGATGGAGTCCTGA
- the efp gene encoding elongation factor P — protein MASTADIKNGIVLNIDGQLWNVIEFQHVKPGKGGAFVRTKLKNVVSGKTVDRTYNAGAKIDIENVDRRDFTYLYNDGEAFVFMDTADYDQLTVPASVVGDAANFMLENQAVTVALNNGNPLYVELPASVVLEITYTEPGLQGDRSTGGTKPATVETGYEIQVPLFLEQGTKVKVDTRTGDYMGRVND, from the coding sequence ATGGCATCTACCGCCGACATCAAGAACGGAATTGTCCTCAACATCGACGGACAGCTCTGGAACGTCATCGAGTTCCAGCACGTCAAGCCCGGCAAGGGTGGCGCGTTCGTGCGCACCAAGCTGAAGAACGTCGTGTCAGGCAAGACCGTCGACCGCACGTACAACGCCGGTGCGAAGATCGACATCGAGAACGTCGACCGTCGCGACTTCACCTACCTCTACAACGACGGTGAAGCGTTCGTGTTCATGGACACCGCTGACTACGACCAGCTGACTGTGCCGGCATCCGTCGTCGGAGACGCCGCCAACTTCATGCTCGAGAACCAGGCCGTCACCGTTGCGCTCAACAACGGCAACCCGCTGTACGTCGAGCTGCCGGCATCCGTCGTCCTCGAGATCACCTACACCGAGCCAGGCCTCCAGGGCGACCGCTCGACCGGTGGCACGAAGCCCGCAACCGTTGAGACCGGCTACGAGATCCAGGTGCCGTTGTTCCTCGAGCAGGGCACCAAGGTCAAGGTCGACACCCGCACGGGCGACTACATGGGACGCGTCAACGACTAG
- a CDS encoding HNH endonuclease signature motif containing protein, producing MSDFPPASEPEGESALTGLLTHLGQVVDVLDLDHLDQLTGEQLLTQLGQVAGVVRAGEAVLAAFSAEVADRSDPARGNEGLAVKHNYQRPSHLIEVITGVSSAAASRLIRVGQRTCRRLTDAGFPLPPLFPVVGDAFRQGLIGVETAEAITRELSLAAPRAEVEHLTIAERTLVSEAVGAGWRDGLPMSADLVGIQARQWRDRLDEDGIEPNTDKAFQKRDFWIARAAKEGLVKFGGQVTVDVGAKLHALLDAVLSPKTANRYEMTDPSADGAPNAAPATGAPRGPNDAGAPDSAPTSGIFGSIGGDAPTGTLADEGLAATGGSGRAPDHAADEPIRARRTAGQQRADVFAAMIDALARSADTPSVTGAAPTVVVTVNADVIDSKTGTGQIVGVNTPVAASTITQILCDASIIPVFIDPDGTVVALGNDQRGFNRTQRMGMIARDGPTCGMPDCQIPATGCEAHHITPHAEGGPTHIDNGVLFCWFHHRMVDTGVFTVSMVNGKPQVTIAEWIRRKPYFR from the coding sequence GTGAGCGACTTTCCGCCGGCATCGGAGCCGGAGGGTGAGAGTGCGCTCACCGGGTTGCTCACACATCTGGGGCAGGTGGTCGATGTTCTCGACCTGGATCATCTCGACCAGTTGACCGGCGAACAACTGCTGACGCAGCTGGGTCAGGTCGCCGGGGTGGTGCGAGCCGGGGAGGCGGTCCTTGCGGCGTTCAGCGCCGAGGTCGCCGACCGGTCAGATCCCGCGCGCGGGAACGAGGGTTTGGCGGTGAAGCACAACTACCAGCGTCCGTCGCATCTGATCGAGGTGATCACCGGGGTGTCGTCCGCGGCGGCATCACGGTTGATCCGGGTCGGCCAGCGCACCTGCCGGAGGCTGACGGATGCCGGGTTCCCGTTGCCGCCGTTGTTCCCGGTGGTAGGGGACGCATTCCGGCAGGGTTTGATCGGGGTGGAAACAGCCGAGGCGATCACCCGTGAACTGTCGTTGGCTGCACCTCGCGCTGAGGTGGAGCACCTGACCATTGCGGAACGCACTTTGGTCAGTGAGGCGGTCGGTGCGGGCTGGCGTGACGGCTTACCGATGTCAGCGGATCTGGTCGGTATTCAGGCTCGACAGTGGCGGGACCGGTTGGATGAAGACGGCATCGAGCCCAACACCGACAAAGCGTTCCAGAAACGCGACTTTTGGATCGCCCGTGCCGCGAAGGAGGGGTTGGTGAAGTTCGGTGGCCAGGTCACCGTCGATGTAGGTGCGAAACTTCATGCCCTGTTGGATGCGGTGTTGAGTCCGAAGACCGCGAACCGATACGAGATGACAGATCCCTCCGCCGACGGTGCACCCAATGCCGCACCGGCCACCGGTGCGCCCCGCGGCCCGAACGACGCTGGTGCGCCCGACAGCGCGCCCACGAGCGGCATCTTCGGGTCCATCGGTGGCGACGCCCCAACCGGAACCCTGGCAGATGAAGGGTTGGCAGCGACCGGTGGGAGCGGTCGGGCGCCGGACCACGCGGCGGATGAACCGATCCGGGCCCGGCGGACCGCGGGTCAGCAACGCGCTGATGTGTTCGCCGCGATGATCGACGCCCTCGCCCGCTCCGCCGACACACCCAGCGTCACCGGCGCCGCACCCACCGTGGTTGTCACCGTGAACGCGGACGTCATTGACTCGAAGACCGGTACCGGGCAGATCGTGGGAGTGAACACCCCGGTCGCGGCATCAACGATCACCCAGATTCTCTGTGACGCGAGCATCATCCCCGTGTTCATCGACCCCGACGGCACCGTCGTCGCCCTCGGCAACGACCAACGCGGGTTCAACCGGACCCAACGGATGGGCATGATCGCCCGCGACGGACCAACCTGCGGCATGCCCGACTGTCAGATCCCGGCCACCGGCTGCGAAGCGCACCACATCACTCCCCACGCGGAGGGCGGGCCGACCCACATCGATAACGGTGTGTTGTTCTGCTGGTTCCACCACCGGATGGTCGACACCGGAGTGTTCACCGTCTCGATGGTGAACGGCAAACCCCAGGTCACCATCGCCGAATGGATCCGCCGCAAACCATACTTCCGGTGA
- a CDS encoding aspartate carbamoyltransferase catalytic subunit, with amino-acid sequence MRHLLSTRDLSRDTAIGLLDVAEDMADTQLREVKKLPTLRGKTVVNLFFEDSTRTRISFEAAAKRLSADVINFSAKGSSVSKGESLKDTAQTLQAMGADAVVIRHPASGAPQTLATSGWIDAGILNAGDGTHEHPTQALLDAYTIRKRVHGAASRGKDLDGLAVTIVGDVLHSRVARSNVWLLTTLGATVSIVSPPTLVPVNTSGWPVTVGYDLDEAIASEPDVIIMLRIQAERMRNAFFPNSREYSRRWGLDDGRLHQLRATTIVMHPGPMNRGLEISAAAADSPQSTVREQVANGVSVRMAALYLLLSGDREDA; translated from the coding sequence ATGCGCCACCTCCTGTCGACGCGCGATCTCAGCCGTGACACCGCCATCGGTCTCCTCGACGTCGCCGAAGACATGGCTGACACCCAGCTGCGCGAGGTCAAGAAGCTCCCGACCCTCCGCGGCAAAACCGTCGTGAACCTCTTCTTTGAAGACTCGACCCGAACCCGCATCTCATTCGAGGCTGCGGCCAAGCGCCTGAGCGCGGACGTCATCAACTTCAGTGCCAAAGGGTCGAGCGTCTCGAAGGGTGAAAGCCTCAAAGACACAGCACAGACGCTTCAGGCGATGGGCGCGGATGCCGTCGTCATCCGTCACCCCGCATCCGGCGCACCGCAAACCCTGGCGACCAGCGGATGGATCGACGCCGGAATCCTGAACGCGGGAGATGGAACACACGAACACCCGACGCAGGCGCTCCTCGACGCGTATACGATCCGGAAGCGCGTCCACGGCGCAGCCTCGCGAGGGAAAGACCTCGACGGACTCGCGGTCACGATTGTCGGCGATGTGCTCCACTCCCGCGTTGCGCGGTCGAATGTCTGGCTGCTCACCACACTCGGCGCCACCGTCAGCATCGTGTCACCGCCCACCCTCGTGCCGGTGAACACCTCGGGCTGGCCGGTAACCGTTGGCTACGACCTCGACGAGGCCATCGCCTCAGAGCCCGACGTGATCATCATGCTCCGTATCCAGGCCGAGCGGATGCGAAACGCGTTTTTCCCCAACAGCCGGGAGTATTCGAGGCGCTGGGGCCTCGACGATGGACGATTGCACCAGCTTCGGGCGACTACCATTGTCATGCACCCCGGACCGATGAACCGGGGTCTGGAAATCTCCGCTGCAGCAGCTGACTCGCCCCAATCCACGGTCCGCGAACAGGTGGCCAACGGAGTTTCCGTGCGGATGGCCGCACTTTACCTGCTGCTGTCGGGCGATCGGGAGGACGCATAA
- a CDS encoding shikimate dehydrogenase family protein, with the protein MRERLAVFGSPIAHSKSPSLHRTAYELLGLDWEYSSRNVSVTDLATTVAGLDNGWRGLSLTMPLKQAAFELADTRDAMATLTGAVNTLRFVGDDGARTSFGYNTDVSGITRALASVGITEAPHVHILGGGATAASAVVAAAELGALSVIVLARNPAKSRPLIDLGKRAGLAVDIRTFDTFDDVPRPELVVSTLPGRTPLPVSYPSNVLSSSALLDVAYDPWPSELAARWTDAGGVVANGLSMLAHQALIQVRIFVSNDPFQPLDDEDAVLTAMLASVGLDARGIPLAA; encoded by the coding sequence ATGCGGGAACGGCTCGCGGTGTTCGGGTCGCCCATCGCGCATTCGAAGTCGCCGTCGCTGCACCGTACGGCATATGAGCTTCTCGGCCTCGACTGGGAGTACAGCTCGCGCAACGTGTCGGTGACCGATCTCGCCACGACTGTCGCCGGTCTCGACAACGGATGGCGCGGACTCTCGCTGACGATGCCGCTCAAGCAGGCGGCGTTCGAACTTGCCGACACTCGAGACGCGATGGCCACGCTGACAGGCGCTGTCAACACACTCCGGTTCGTTGGCGACGACGGGGCGAGAACCTCCTTCGGGTACAACACCGATGTTTCGGGCATCACACGGGCACTGGCATCCGTTGGCATCACTGAGGCGCCCCACGTGCACATTCTGGGTGGAGGTGCCACCGCGGCCAGTGCTGTTGTTGCCGCCGCCGAGCTTGGAGCACTCTCGGTGATCGTTCTGGCCAGGAACCCGGCCAAATCTCGGCCGCTGATCGACCTGGGCAAGCGGGCTGGCCTCGCCGTCGACATTCGCACGTTCGACACGTTCGACGACGTGCCCCGTCCTGAGCTCGTCGTGAGCACCCTGCCCGGGCGGACTCCTCTGCCCGTCAGCTACCCGTCCAACGTGCTCTCATCGTCGGCGCTGCTCGATGTCGCCTACGATCCGTGGCCGAGCGAACTCGCCGCCCGCTGGACGGACGCCGGTGGTGTCGTCGCGAACGGATTGTCCATGCTCGCGCACCAGGCGCTCATCCAGGTGCGGATCTTCGTCTCCAACGACCCGTTCCAGCCGCTGGACGACGAGGATGCTGTTCTCACCGCGATGCTCGCATCCGTCGGTCTCGACGCACGCGGCATTCCGCTCGCTGCCTGA
- the aroB gene encoding 3-dehydroquinate synthase — protein MTDHIGTTGNPRATGDDHGVTTIEVTGTDGYAIHVGRGILDRIAVALGDGVQKVLLVHPPTLAAKAEQLRESLAGRYQVLLAEIPDAETGKRVEVAAFCWQIMGQADFTRSDAVIGFGGGATTDLAGFVAATWLRGVRLVQVPTTVAGMVDAAIGGKTGINTNEGKNLVGAFYAPAGVIVDFNLVDTLPKNEILAGFAEIVKCGFIAEPEILDIIEADVDRVTDPTTAEFRRVVELSIALKARVVSEDFKEGGVREILNYGHTLGHAIEHAERYQWRHGAAVAVGMMFAAELSRLAGRLPDAVADRHRSILDSLSLPTEYPVGRWSTLLATMQRDKKARAGMLRFIVLDDIAKPTVLAGPETALLFAAYQEIGS, from the coding sequence ATGACAGACCACATCGGTACGACGGGCAATCCGCGCGCAACTGGGGATGACCACGGGGTCACCACGATCGAGGTCACGGGAACAGACGGCTACGCGATCCACGTCGGCCGCGGCATCCTCGACCGCATCGCTGTCGCCCTCGGTGACGGCGTGCAGAAGGTCCTGCTCGTGCACCCACCGACCCTGGCCGCCAAGGCCGAGCAGCTGCGTGAGTCGCTGGCTGGCAGGTACCAGGTGCTGCTCGCCGAGATTCCGGATGCCGAAACCGGCAAACGCGTCGAGGTCGCGGCCTTCTGCTGGCAGATCATGGGACAGGCTGATTTCACGCGGTCCGATGCGGTGATTGGTTTCGGCGGGGGAGCGACCACCGACCTCGCCGGGTTCGTGGCCGCTACCTGGCTGCGCGGCGTTCGACTCGTGCAGGTGCCGACGACCGTTGCCGGAATGGTGGATGCCGCCATCGGCGGTAAGACCGGGATCAACACCAACGAGGGCAAGAACCTCGTTGGGGCGTTTTACGCGCCCGCAGGAGTGATCGTCGATTTCAACCTGGTCGACACGCTGCCGAAGAACGAGATCCTCGCCGGCTTCGCGGAGATCGTGAAGTGCGGTTTCATCGCGGAACCGGAGATTCTCGACATCATCGAGGCCGACGTCGATCGGGTGACCGACCCGACCACCGCGGAATTCCGTCGGGTCGTCGAGCTGTCCATCGCGCTCAAGGCCCGTGTCGTCAGTGAGGACTTCAAGGAGGGCGGGGTCCGCGAGATCCTCAACTACGGACACACTCTCGGCCATGCGATCGAACATGCCGAGCGGTACCAGTGGCGCCACGGTGCCGCCGTTGCCGTCGGGATGATGTTCGCCGCTGAACTCTCACGACTGGCCGGACGGCTGCCGGATGCGGTCGCCGACAGGCACCGCAGCATCCTCGACTCGCTGTCGCTGCCCACCGAATACCCGGTCGGGCGATGGAGCACGCTCCTTGCCACGATGCAGCGCGACAAGAAGGCCCGAGCCGGCATGCTCCGGTTCATCGTCCTCGATGACATCGCCAAGCCGACGGTGCTCGCAGGGCCAGAGACCGCGCTGCTCTTCGCGGCGTACCAGGAGATAGGTTCATAG
- the ruvX gene encoding Holliday junction resolvase RuvX gives MRTGVRLGIDVGKVRIGVARSDFHGMLATPIETVQRSTDSGEDVKRIIAIADELNPIELVVGLPLALSGSHTASTNDAVAFAGKLATASAVPVRLVDERLSTVSAHSALRTSGKKSSRSRNIVDQVAAVIILQHALDAERGSSHPPGSLVNPSEGS, from the coding sequence ATGCGCACGGGAGTCCGCCTCGGTATCGATGTCGGGAAAGTCCGCATCGGTGTCGCCCGTTCCGATTTCCACGGAATGCTGGCGACACCGATCGAGACGGTCCAGCGGTCGACCGACAGCGGGGAAGACGTGAAGAGGATCATCGCGATCGCCGACGAGCTCAACCCGATCGAACTCGTGGTCGGTCTGCCGTTGGCGCTCTCCGGATCGCACACGGCGTCAACGAACGATGCTGTCGCGTTCGCTGGCAAGCTCGCGACGGCATCCGCTGTTCCCGTCCGACTGGTCGATGAGCGCCTGTCAACGGTCTCCGCGCACTCAGCGCTGCGCACCTCGGGCAAGAAGTCGAGCAGATCCCGTAATATTGTCGATCAAGTTGCTGCGGTCATCATTCTGCAGCATGCCCTCGACGCGGAGCGCGGCAGTTCACACCCTCCTGGTTCCCTCGTCAACCCGAGTGAAGGATCGTAG
- the mltG gene encoding endolytic transglycosylase MltG, whose product MTSERPEGTSDFDAILASQAPEASASTNPPSSRREAREQAERAATTSTRSERRSASTTESTYPPREKRSRKGLIAAIVTLVLLAGVAGGGLYVWNTFEPQIRSVMGWEEPIDFEGVGSGEVMVSIAEGDTGQDIAKTLKTRGVTKTVDAFYETLIEEKPEPVFHPGVYQLKKQMSAKAALDALLDPANKIERTVLVREGETGATILEELSASTEIPLAEFEAAVADPTVFGIPATAPSIEGWLFPAMYTFDPGLSAQQVVQVLVDRTITALDAAGVPVEERERILTIASVVQREARLEEDFYKVSRVIQNRLAVDMKLEMDSTAQYGDTTKTDSVWSTQEALESQNPWNTYQKTGLPIGPIASPGDTAIAAAMAPAEGSWLFFVTVNLDTGETVFTNTVDEHGTAVKQLRAWCAENPDKGC is encoded by the coding sequence GTGACATCCGAGCGCCCCGAAGGCACCAGCGATTTCGACGCCATTCTCGCGTCACAAGCACCGGAAGCTTCGGCTTCGACTAACCCGCCGTCGTCACGACGCGAGGCAAGGGAACAGGCTGAGCGCGCCGCGACAACGTCGACCCGCTCGGAGCGCCGGTCCGCATCGACAACCGAGTCGACGTACCCGCCGCGAGAGAAGCGCAGCCGCAAGGGACTCATCGCGGCAATCGTGACGCTCGTGCTGCTCGCCGGTGTCGCCGGTGGTGGCCTGTACGTCTGGAACACCTTCGAACCGCAGATCCGCTCGGTCATGGGATGGGAAGAGCCCATTGACTTCGAGGGTGTCGGCAGCGGCGAGGTGATGGTCTCCATCGCGGAGGGCGACACCGGTCAGGACATCGCGAAGACCCTCAAGACGCGTGGCGTGACCAAGACCGTCGACGCGTTCTACGAGACACTGATCGAGGAGAAGCCTGAGCCCGTCTTCCACCCCGGTGTGTACCAGCTGAAGAAGCAGATGAGCGCGAAGGCTGCGCTCGATGCCCTCCTCGACCCGGCCAATAAGATCGAGCGGACCGTTCTGGTTCGCGAAGGCGAAACCGGAGCCACCATTCTCGAGGAGTTGTCGGCGAGCACGGAGATTCCCCTCGCTGAATTCGAGGCTGCCGTGGCCGACCCCACGGTCTTCGGAATCCCAGCGACCGCGCCGTCAATCGAGGGCTGGCTCTTTCCCGCCATGTACACCTTCGATCCGGGGCTGTCCGCCCAGCAGGTGGTCCAGGTACTCGTTGACCGCACGATCACCGCGCTCGACGCCGCTGGCGTCCCGGTCGAGGAGCGGGAGCGCATCCTGACCATCGCGTCGGTCGTCCAGCGGGAAGCGCGGCTGGAGGAGGACTTCTACAAAGTCAGCCGGGTAATCCAGAACCGCCTTGCCGTCGACATGAAGCTCGAGATGGACTCGACCGCGCAATACGGCGACACCACGAAGACCGACTCGGTCTGGTCGACGCAGGAGGCCCTCGAGTCGCAGAATCCGTGGAACACGTACCAGAAGACGGGCCTGCCGATCGGGCCGATCGCGAGCCCTGGCGACACCGCAATCGCCGCTGCGATGGCACCGGCCGAGGGCTCCTGGCTCTTCTTCGTCACCGTCAACCTGGACACAGGCGAGACGGTGTTCACGAATACCGTCGATGAGCACGGCACCGCCGTCAAGCAACTCCGCGCCTGGTGCGCGGAGAACCCGGACAAGGGCTGCTGA